One part of the Pecten maximus chromosome 9, xPecMax1.1, whole genome shotgun sequence genome encodes these proteins:
- the LOC117334231 gene encoding DDB1- and CUL4-associated factor 12-like: MSKAWTGCKLKSKEFASSEQHLSTGKNPSKDIFLYTQMRQYGNLKKKAQTVVNDYIARAVPSLLVEKEFDLGEINKVFSSHWLNDRQVAFGTKCNKLMVLDSMTGKLLQIPSIKSSDDSYPADSPCGIHSIALNPSGTLFATGAENTNDLAIYQLPTFDPVMVGEKGHTDWIFDISWIDDEFLVTGSRDSRLCLWRVDNTEDIDQTSRLQSLQVPEYAIKGPESVEYCDKANKVRALCYNDYRKELAVLSLNAYFYLWDVETFTARTYRRLFHTKENVCMCVSKERTLYAVGSQSHINLVDPRCPNTLTTIISRYRGGGVRSVSFRDDVLTIGTGVGNILFFDTKAGKYLECGCGHPCTMTVGNGFLSRDENYREFFMDNSYPNAIYTHQFDSTGTRLFAAGGPLPAGLWGNYAGLWH, translated from the exons CTTGGACAGGATGTAAGCTTAAAAGCAAGGAGTTTGCTAGCTCTGAACAGCATCTGAGCACCGGAAAAAATCCAAGCAAAGACATATTTCTATACACACAAATGAGACAGTATGGAAACCTAAAGAAAAAAGCACAAACAGTTGTGAATGACTATATAGCTAGAGCTGTGCCGAGCCTGTTGGTAGAGAAAGAATTTGACTTGGGTGAAATAAACAAGGTCTTTTCTTCTCACTGGCTCAATGATAGACAGGTCGCCTTCGgtacaaaatgcaataaa TTGATGGTGTTAGATTCAATGACAGGAAAACTTCTTCAAATTCCGTCCATAAAAAGCAGTGATGATAGTTACCCAGCGGACTCTCCTTGTGGAATACATAGCATTGCTCTAAATCCATCAGGGACATTGTTTGCCACTGGGGCTGAGAACACCAATGATCTTGCTATTTACCAACTGCCGACCTTTGACCCTGTAATGGTTGGAGAG AAAGGCCACACAGATTGGATATTTGACATTTCATGGATTGATGATGAATTTCTAGTGACAG GCTCACGAGACAGCAGACTGTGTCTTTGGCGAGTAGACAACACGGAGGACATTGATCAAACTTCACGACTACAGAGCCTACAGGTGCCAGAGTATGCTATCAAGGGTCCAGAATCAGTCGAGTACTGTGATAAGGCTAACAAAGTGCGGGCACTTTGCTACAACGATTACAGAAAG GAGCTAGCTGTCCTGTCTCTGAATGCTTATTTTTATCTCTGGGATGTGGAAACGTTTACTGCT AGAACCTATAGAAGACTTTTTCACACCAAGGagaatgtatgtatgtgtgtgtccAAGGAAAGAACATTGTATGCAGTAGGATCACAATCTCACATCAACTTAGTTGACCCTCGCTGCCCAAACACTCTCACAACCATCATCTCTCGCTATCGTGGCGGAG GTGTGCGATCGGTGAGTTTCCGAGATGATGTTCTGACAATAGGAACAGGTGTAGGCAATATCCTGTTTTTTGACACCAAAGCTGGGAAATATTTGGAGTGTGGTTGCGGACATCCATGTACGATGACAGTAGGAAATGGTTTCTTG TCAAGAGATGAAAACTACAGAGAATTTTTCATGGACAATAGTTATCCCAATGCCATCTATACACATCAGTTTGACAGTACAGGGACACGATTGTTTGCGGCCGGTGGACCTCTACCAGCAGGACTGTGGGGAAACTACGCTGGTCTGTGGCATTGA